A single window of Streptomyces globosus DNA harbors:
- a CDS encoding 4'-phosphopantetheinyl transferase family protein — MPRIAEPIPDVRHGARKSRPTWPDGPARGRRAGSGPDAHPGAERSGLLVGTLPGVVTVELFADPPNIHLYPEEADRVKRAIDRRRREFATVRLCARTALARLGVPPGPILPGPGGEPAWPAGVVGSMTHCPGYRAAAVARTAAVAAVGIDAEPNSALPSGIERMVASPGERRTLDRLTLSHPAVAWDRLLFSAKESTYKTCFPLLGRMMDFSDCTITPDPERGTFTSSLHVPGPVVGGRRVDTFTGHWRTVVREGVEYVATGIAVPAAPDPAAGWR, encoded by the coding sequence GTGCCACGAATTGCAGAGCCCATTCCCGATGTCCGCCACGGGGCGCGAAAATCCCGCCCGACCTGGCCGGACGGCCCGGCCCGCGGCCGCCGCGCGGGGTCGGGGCCCGACGCGCACCCCGGCGCCGAGCGGTCCGGCCTCCTCGTCGGCACACTGCCGGGCGTCGTCACCGTGGAGCTGTTCGCAGACCCTCCGAATATCCACCTGTACCCGGAGGAAGCGGACAGGGTGAAGCGCGCGATCGACAGGCGCCGGCGGGAATTCGCCACCGTCCGGCTGTGCGCCCGCACCGCCCTGGCCCGGCTCGGGGTGCCGCCCGGGCCGATCCTGCCCGGGCCGGGCGGGGAGCCGGCCTGGCCCGCGGGCGTCGTGGGCAGCATGACCCACTGCCCCGGATACCGGGCCGCGGCGGTGGCCAGGACCGCAGCGGTCGCCGCGGTCGGGATCGACGCCGAGCCGAACTCCGCGCTGCCCTCGGGCATCGAGAGGATGGTGGCCTCACCCGGCGAGCGGCGCACGCTGGACCGCCTCACCCTGTCCCATCCCGCCGTGGCCTGGGACCGGCTGCTGTTCAGCGCCAAGGAGAGCACGTACAAGACCTGCTTCCCCCTGCTGGGCCGGATGATGGACTTCAGCGACTGCACGATCACCCCCGATCCGGAGCGGGGCACCTTCACCAGCTCCCTGCACGTGCCCGGCCCGGTGGTCGGCGGCCGCCGGGTGGACACCTTCACCGGCCACTGGCGGACCGTAGTCCGGGAGGGCGTGGAGTACGTGGCGACCGGGATCGCCGTACCGGCCGCCCCCGACCCGGCCGCCGGGTGGCGGTGA